GCGGCTGAAGGGGCCCCGTCAGTGCACCGCCCGCGTCGGCGGGTACCAGCTGAACTGCGACGATCTCCCAACCGTCGGCGACATACGGTGCCAGGTTGTCATTAAGTCCGTCCGGATGAGGAAAGCCGTTGTCACTCAACCACTTTGCTAGCGCAGACGGATCATCTGCCGCCAACCGGGTGACGTCGAACGGCCCGAGACGCTGGCGGTCGAGCACGCTGACCGCGCCCGACGGTGCGCCCGCAGTGTCCGGCGGCGATCCCGCCCACACCAGCCAGGGAATGGTCGGCCACCACGAATCGCGGTACTCGATCCTCGGTGCAGTGAGCTGGCCTAGTGCTTCGAATACCTCGGTATCGCCGAGGGTGATACGCGCGGCGGACGGCACCGGCATGACCCACGCGGCCCGGTCCGACGAACCGGTCACCGACAGCGACATCAAGATGTCCTCAGTGCTGCCGTCCCAGGCGATCAGCGCGCGCTCGTCGGCCACTGACGAGCCGGGGCTGTCGGGGACGTAGGCCCCACAGCCACAGGCCCACGCCGGGCTCGCGACGTTCACCAACGCCGCCCCGGCCAGCAGAGCGAGCACCAGGGCGATGGATCGACAGACGCGTGTGGCCACGACGACCTCCTCGCGGCGAATCCTATTTCGTTGCCGGCCTCGGACGAGCCACCAAACAGCGAACAACAGTGACGACACAAGCAACATCAGCCTCATAGGCACCGTCCGCCACGTCCCCAAACCGAAGTTTTGCATTCAAACCAAATATTGACGCTCGCGTAGCCGCCCGAACCGGCCCGTAAGGCGGCTGCGACACGCCCGACATGCGGTGACCAGGCAAAATTTTCTTGACCGACCGTGAACCGCTGACGAGGTGTGGTCCAGGCCACAGGCTGAGTGGGTCGGTAAGCCCCTCCAAGCGGACTGAAAGGCCTTGATACGCAGGCGAATCCGGCCCCTCTACGGCTCAAATCGACGCTTTCGCGCCGTTTTGGGCGCATCGGCTCTCACGGCGGCCCTGCCTTACACGCTGGGCTTTTGGCGTCAGAACCAGGGGGTGGGGTTCGCTTTCGTCAGGTTGCGTGGGTACGGTCGTCGTCGCTGGCTGTTGTGGAATTTTCATAGCGGCCGAAAAAGAAACAATGATGGTGTGAGAGACGGAGGAACCCCGTGGCCCTTCCCCAGTTGACCGACGAGCAGCGCGCGGCAGCGTTGGAGAAGGCTGCTGCCGCACGACGCATACGTGCCGAGCTCAAAGACCGGCTCAAGCGCGGCGGCACCAACCTCAAGCAGGTGCTGAAGGATGCCGAGACCGATGAGGTCTTGGGCAAGATGAAGGTTTCTGCCCTTCTGGAGGCGTTGCCCAAGGTGGGCAAGGTCAAGGCGCAGGAAATCATGACCGAACTCGAGATCGCCCCGACCCGCCGCCTGCGTGGCCTGGGAGATCGCCAGCGTAAGGCGCTGCTGGAAAAGTTCGACCAGTAATTCCGGGCGCATAAGTTGAGCGCCGGCCGGGGGGCCGGGCGGGCAATCGTGTTGTCCGGCCCCTCTGCCGTCGGGAAATCGTCTGTTGTCCGCTGTCTGCGTGACCGCGTTCCCGACTTGCACTTCAGTGTTTCCGTCACCACTCGGGCCCCGCGGCCGGGCGAAGTCGACGGCATCGACTATTCGTTCGTCACAGCAGAGCGGTTCCAGGAGCTGATCGACAGCGGGGCCCTGCTGGAATGGGCTGAGATCCACGGCGGTCTGCATCGGTCGGGCACCCCGGCGGCGCCCGTCTGCGAGGCCATCGAGGCCGGCCGTCCCGTTCTGATCGAAGTGGATCTGGCGGGCGCTCGAGCCGTGAAGAAGTCCATGCCGGAAGTCCTCACGGTCTTCCTCGCGCCGCCCAGCTGGGAGGCCCTGGAGAGCCGGCTGATCGGGCGCGGCACCGAAAGCGCCGAAGTGATGGCCCGCCGACTGGCCACCGCACGCGACGAACTGGCAGCTCAGAATGACTTCGATGTCGTCGTCGTGAACAGCGAATTGGAGTCTGCCTGCTCTGAATTGGTATCCTTGCTGGTGGCCCGCGGTGAGCCACCCGAATTTCACGCATAACCGTCTGGAGATCCTCTACGTGACCACCCCCCACGCCGACGCCCAGTTGACCGCTGTCGACGACATCGCACCCGGCGCCGGCGCCTATGACACCCCGCTGGGTATCACCAATCCGCCCATCGACGAGCTGCTCGACCGCGCGTCCAGCAAGTATGCGCTGGTGATCTACGCCGCCAAGCGCGCGCGCCAGATCAACGACTACTACAACCAGCTCGGCGACGGCATCCTCGAATACGTGGGACCGCTGGTCGAGCCCGGTCTGCAGGAGAAGCCGCTGTCGATCGCGATGCGCGAGATTCACGGCGACCTACTCGAGCACACCGAAGGCGAGTAGCGGAGGAGCCCGGCGATGAGTCCTTGGGCGAAGGGTTGAAGTGACCGAACGCAAGCGGATCATCGTCGGCGTCGCCGGTGGCATCGCCGCCTACAAGGCGGCCACCGTCGTACGGCAGCTGACCGAGGCGGGCCACGCCGTTCGCGTCGTTCCCACCGAGTCCGCCCTACGCTTCATCGGTGCGGCGACGTTCGAAGCGCTCTCCGGTAACCCTGTTCACACCGGCGTCTGGGATGACGTGCACGAGGTGCCCCACGTCCGGATCGGGCAGGAGGCCGACCTCGTCGTGGTCGCCCCGGCGACGGCCGATCTCTTGGCGCGAGCTGTCGCCGGCCGTGCCGACGACCTGCTGACCGCCACATTGCTCACCGCGCGATGTCCCGTGCTCTTCGCTCCCGCGATGCACACCGAGATGTGGTTGCACCCGG
The sequence above is drawn from the Mycobacterium gallinarum genome and encodes:
- the rpoZ gene encoding DNA-directed RNA polymerase subunit omega; amino-acid sequence: MTTPHADAQLTAVDDIAPGAGAYDTPLGITNPPIDELLDRASSKYALVIYAAKRARQINDYYNQLGDGILEYVGPLVEPGLQEKPLSIAMREIHGDLLEHTEGE
- the mihF gene encoding integration host factor, actinobacterial type is translated as MALPQLTDEQRAAALEKAAAARRIRAELKDRLKRGGTNLKQVLKDAETDEVLGKMKVSALLEALPKVGKVKAQEIMTELEIAPTRRLRGLGDRQRKALLEKFDQ
- a CDS encoding DUF2330 domain-containing protein, giving the protein MATRVCRSIALVLALLAGAALVNVASPAWACGCGAYVPDSPGSSVADERALIAWDGSTEDILMSLSVTGSSDRAAWVMPVPSAARITLGDTEVFEALGQLTAPRIEYRDSWWPTIPWLVWAGSPPDTAGAPSGAVSVLDRQRLGPFDVTRLAADDPSALAKWLSDNGFPHPDGLNDNLAPYVADGWEIVAVQLVPADAGGALTGPLQPLRLSFETDTVVYPMRLSRSATMSQHIDLYVLAQHRMDPSTLPVPGDKPTLEFAGRIDRSASPALADYAGDAAFLTRWKNTIWDPASIESDYIFEQAPADTPFQQVVYRTRDRGDLTYLVLLGILGVGGVVAIVLLTRLLPRKSAKR
- the gmk gene encoding guanylate kinase, which translates into the protein MSAGRGAGRAIVLSGPSAVGKSSVVRCLRDRVPDLHFSVSVTTRAPRPGEVDGIDYSFVTAERFQELIDSGALLEWAEIHGGLHRSGTPAAPVCEAIEAGRPVLIEVDLAGARAVKKSMPEVLTVFLAPPSWEALESRLIGRGTESAEVMARRLATARDELAAQNDFDVVVVNSELESACSELVSLLVARGEPPEFHA